Genomic segment of Ascidiaceihabitans donghaensis:
GTTCAAACAACAGGCGCATGGGATCGCCTTCGTAGCCGAAAGCCGGCTGCACACCCACAAAGATATTGCCAAAGTGGGCCCCCAGCACAAAGACACCACGACCGTCGGATTGCACGCGGCCCGGGGCGGGGCCCCAAACGGCTTCAACCTCGGCCAGATGCGGGCTGCTGCCGACGATTGCATCGGCGCTGACGTGGGCCGCAACATTGGCTTCTTGCCCGTATTGGGTGGCATTCCCTTGCAAAACGGCGGCACGAAGTGCGTCCACATCTGCCGGAACTTCAACGGAATAGCCTTGGGTTTTCATTGCCGTCAGCGTGTTGAACAGGCTTTCAAAAACACTCAGATAAGCGGCTGTGCCCACAGCCCCTGCATTGGGTGGAAAGCCGAACAACACGATGCCTATCTTTTTGTCGGCATTGCGGGCTTTGCGCAGTTTCGCCAAGCGTACGGTTTTTTCAACAAGGCTGGTGATGCGTTCATGGCAGGGGGCCATGGCTTTGGTCTCGTCCTGAGTTTGGCATTTGTGAATGCAGCCCGCGCAGCCGTCAGGGCCATGACGCCCTCCAAAGACGGTGGGGTTGGTGGCCCCGTCAAGTTCAGGCAAAGCGACCAGCATCGTGGTTTCAATCGGACCCAGACCCTGTGCGGCGTCAGACCATTGACCCAAGGTTTGAAACTCAAGGGGATGGGCCGCCACATAGGGAATATCGAGGCGTTTCAGAACGTCGATTGCGGCGGCGTTGTCGTTGTAGGCGGGACCACCCACAAGGCTGAAACCGGTCAGCGACACCATAGCATCAATATGCAAACCCTGATCGTTCAGGAAATAGGTGTCCACGGCAGGTCGGCCATCCAGCCCGCCTGCGAAACTTGGAATGACGCGGATGCCTTTGGCCTCGAATTGGCGAATGACAGCATCGTAATGCGCGGTGTCCGAGCTCAGGACATAGGACCGCATCATCAGCAAGCCAACGGTGGCAAGGGGAGCTGCAGGGGCAGGCAGGTCGGCGATGTCGGTTGTGATGCGGTGGGGCAGGTCAGGGTGATACAAGCCGCAATCGGGGTAGTCGATGGGGGCCGCGGCCTGCGGTTGCGTGACCCAGCCCGTGTTGGTGGCATAGCGGTTCAACAGGTTGCGGATCATCGCATCCACATTGTCGTCAGAACCGCCCAGCCAGTATTGCATGGTCATGAACCAGGCGCGCAGATCCTGGGATTTTCCGGGGATGAATTTCAGAATTTTTGGCAGACGGCGCAGCAACGCCATCTTCTTTTGACCGTCGTTTGCAGAAGGCTTAGAGGACCCGCGCAAACGCTTCATCAGCTTCATGGCACCGGATTGGGGCGCCATCATATCCAGACTGCCCATGCGGGTCAGCTTGACGATAGAGGCGTCGGCAATGACGCCCACCATCGCATCACAGTGATCGCGGCGGGCTTCCAGGGTGGGCAAAATACGGGCGACGTGTTCTTCCAGAAACAACAGGTTGGACACGATGATGTCGCCTGTTTCCACGGCTTGGCGGGCGGCCTCGAATGCGTTGGGATTTTCACCCCATTCGGCAGCGGCATGGACAGAAACAGACAGGCCGGGATAGTCGCGGGTCAAAGTTTCAATGGCACGATTGGCAGGACCGGCCGTATGGCTGTCCAGTGTCAGGATCACAAACCGATAACCGGGCAACCGGCCATGTATGCCTGCATCATCGCGCATAATGGGCCTTGGCCTCATATAGGGTATCGATACTGATTTCGGACATGCCGCGATCGGCTGCGAAGGCTTCTGTGTTGCGACGGGCTTTGCCGCGCACAAAAAACGGGATCTTCTTCAGCTCTTTTTCAGCATCCATCAGCCAGATCACATCACCGGACACGATCTTCTTTTCGCCTGAAATATCCCGGGGGGAGTCCGAAGGACGGGGGGCCCTCTCAGTGCTTCCTTCGGGAGCACTTGCCGGGTGACGCGCGTCATGCGAGGCATGCTGCGCTGACAGCTCCCCCCTTTCAATGCGCGCCGCAGGCGCAGAGTGTCCACCATGGTGCGAAGCGCCAGCCGCATCGTTGAATTCGAAGTCATCGCGGAACATGTGAAGCAAATGCTCTTCCAGCCCCATCACAAGGGGATGAACCCATGTGTCGAAAATCACGTTTGCCCCTTCAATGCCCATTTGGGGTGAATAACGGGCGGGAAAATCCTGCACGTGAACGGGGGCAGAAATGACGGCGCAGGGGATGCCCAAACGCTTGCCGATATGGCGTTCCATTTGGGTGCCTAAGATCATTTCGGGCTGCAACGCTTCGATGGTGCGTTCGACTTCGAGATAGTCATCGGTGATCAACGGATCTACGCCATAGACTTTGGCAAGGCTGCGAATGTCGCGGGCCATTTCACGGTTGTAGCACCCTAACCCTACGACCTCGAAGCCCATTTCGTCGCGGGCGATGCGGGCGGCCGTACGTACATGTGTGCCATCGCCAAAGATGAACACACGCTTGCCGGTCAAATACGTGCTGTCCACAGATGCCGAATACCACGGCAGGCGCAAACGGCTGTCGTCTAGGTAGGGGGCTTTTCCGGTTATCTTGGACACTTCTTCAACAAAGTCACGGGTCGCGCCGACACCGATAGGGACGACTTTTGTGTATGGTTGGTCAAAGTTCTTTTCCATCCAACGTGCAGCGGTTTCCGCCGTTTCGGGGTACATCAGAACATTGAAATGTGCGGCCCCCATACGCTTGATGTCGGTCGGTGACGATGTCATCGGGGCGACGACGTTGACAGAAATTCCCATGTCGCTGAGCAACGCTGTGACTTCTTGAATGTCGTCGCGGTGGCGAAATCCGAGTGCTGTGGGGCCGATAAGGTTGGCTGTGATTTGTTTCGTGCGGTCCATCGGTTTGGCAAGAGATTTTACAATCTGGTAAAATGTCTCGTCTGCGCCGTAGTTTTCTTTGCGTTGATAGCTTGGTAATTCCAGCGCGATTGTGGGCACGGGCAATCCCATCAGTTCGGACATGCCGCCCGGATCGTCCTGGATCAATTCCGCGGTGCAAGACGCCCCCACGATGATCGCTTCGGGTTTGAAGCGGTCATAGGTGTTTTGCAGCGTCGTTTTGAACAAATTGGCCGTGTCACTGCCCAAGTCACGGGCTTGAAATGTTGTGTAGGTGACGGGCGGGCGATGATTGCGCCGTTCGATCATAGTGAACAAAAGGTCGGCGTATGTGTCACCTTGGGGGGCATGCAACACGTAATGCAGCCCCGTCATACCAGTGGCCACGCGCATGGCGCCGACGTGGGGCGGGCCTTCATATGTCCAGACAGTCAGTTTCATGCGGGCAACCCGCGGGGGCCAGCCCCCGCACCCCCGAGGTTTATTTCGCGAGATGAAGCAGGATCGAGTTTTAGCATTTCGGCGCGGCGCATCGGCCGTGAAAAAAGCCCTGCGAGATCACCGGCCTGTTCGTAGAAATGCACGGGTGTAAAGACCAGCTCGATGGCCCATTTTGTCGCCAGACCTTCCGCTTCCAGCGGATTGGCAAGCCCAAGCCCGCAGACCGTCAGATCGGGTCGCGCATCCCGACAGCGTTCCAGTTGAAGGTCTACGTCTTGCCCTTCGGCAAGTGTCGGGCCTTGTGCCAGCATATCCAGATCCGGCCCCACGATGCCTTTGTGGATGAAGGGGGCCGCGACCTCGATGGCGTTCATTCCACATTCGCGTGTCAGGAACCGCGCCAATGGTATTTCCAACTGGCTGTCGGGGAAGAAGAAAACAGATTTGTCACGCAGTGCTTCTGATGCCTGCGCGATTGCTTTGCGTGCGCGTGCACGTGGCGCTGCGGTGACACGGTCAAAGGTTTCCGCGTCTATTCCGAATTCATCGGCAATCGCCCGCAACCAGGCCGTTGTCCCTTCTTCACCGAAAGGAAAGGGTGCGGACAGGTGGCGTGCGCCGCGCCGTTCAAGGGCTGCATGCGTGTCCCCCAGAAAGGGTTGCGTCAAAGCAAACACAGTGCCTGACCCGACCCCCAGATCCTCATCGGCGCGTGGGGCAGGCAGGACCTTTACGCCGTCGATGCCCATTTGGTTGAGCAAGGACACCGCTTGTTCTTCGACCACATCAGGCAGTGCGCCCACCAACATCAGCTGGCGCGCATCGGTTTTGGCCAGCACCGGAACCATAGAGGCAAGACATGCATCTTCGCCTTGCGTGAACGTTGTTTCGATCCCGGAACCGGAGAAATTAAGAACCCGCACAGAAGGGGCGTGTTTTTCTGTCAAACGCTCTGCCGCGCGCGCGAGATCAAGTTTGATCACCTCGGACGGGCAGGAGCCCACCAGAAACAGCTGTTTGATGTCTGGGCGTCGCGCCAACAGTTCGGTGGCGACGCGGTCCAATTCAGTTTGGGCATCTGCCAGTCCCGCCAAATCGGTTTCTTCAAGAATTGCCGTGCCGAATCGGGGTTCTGCAAAAATCATCACGCCAGCGGCCGATTGCAGCAGGTGCGCACATGTGCGGCTGCCGATCACAAGGAAAAATGCATCCTGCATTTTGCGGTGCAACCAAATGATACCCGTCAGGCCACAGAAAACCTCGTGTTGGCCACGCTGCTTGAGAATCGGTTCGTCGCGACAACCGCGCGACAAAGAAGGCGGCGACAGATCATTCATGCGGGGGCCTCTTGGCGGGCATCAAGCCCATGTGATTGAGGGGAGGTTTCTGCGGCAGCTTGAAGGCGGGCTGCCCGTAGTTTCAGAATGAATTGCACCGCATTGATGACGTAGGCGGTGTACGCGGCAAGGGCCAAAAACATCAGCTCGACCGGTGTCATATATCCCGTCCAAAGCGCCCAGACATAGGCCGCATGCAACGCAATCACCGCAAAGGAAAAGACGTCTTCCCAGAAGAACGCAGGCGCGAAAAGGTATTGACCAAAAACGACTTTTTCCCAGATTGCCCCTGTCACCATGATCAAGGCCAAAGCAGCTGTTTTGATTAGAATGGACCATGTCGCGACCCCATAGCCTTCGCCGGTCAAAAGGTAGCGCACCACAAGGACCACAGAGATCAGGAATATGATGAATTGCACAGGCGCCAGAACACCTTGCACCAACGTCCAGACGCTTGCGTCGCGGCGCATGCGTTGCTGGGCTGTGTAAAGCCCCGCCGGAACGCGATTTTCATCAGATTTGGCCATTTCGTGTCAGCACCTCGGATTGCAGGGTTCTTCCGTGATGGTACTGGCGTGAAGTAAAAAGTGTCAATTAAAAGTTACACAAATGATGTAAATGAAAATACGCAGATTTCTTTGGAAAAGCGCATATATTCAGCGAAACATGGCTAAAACGAACCCTTTGGGTGGAGGATTGGCGGGGTATGATGCCAAAAGTGTCAAAACTAATTGACATTAAGGTGTCTAAGCCTGACAGTTCCTGCCATTGGCTGCTGTATTGTGTGCGGCTTTGGCCGATGCTGCAAATTCCACGCGAACAAGCGAGTTGTATGATGACCCAAGAGGATTCACATTTTCAATTCGACACTGGTCTCAGTGATGTAGGCCTCAGTGATGCGGGCCTCGAGATGGGTATTGATGCCTGCCATTTGGCGGATGTGCCGTCGGTTGATCTTGTGGCGCAGGTTATTGCCGCGTTGCGGGACAGAAAGCCGATTGTCGCCGGTGGTCCGCGCCAACATGTTCTGGATCGTCTGGTTGAAGCTGTTGTGGCGTCTGCCGGTTTTGATCCGCGCCAAATGTTTGCAGATCTGGCGGCCCACCGTGTCGCAGAAGTAGAGGCGGTTGATGTCTACATCCCGCACGCCGCCGAGGTTCTGGGGGTGCGCTGGCTGGAGGATGATCTGTCATTTGCCGATGTGACGATTGCCGCATTGCGCTTGCAGGCCATGGTGCGATCCATGTCATGGGCGCCCTTTGCGGGTGTGGATGCCATGTCTGCACTGATCGTTTTGCCTGAAAGCGAGCAACATTTTTTGGGGGGCTCTGTTTTGATGTCCCAGTTGGAGCGCTTGGGTCTGTCCGTTGAAATGTCCATGTGCGAGTCGCAATCTAAAGTGGTAAGTCGCATTTTGCACGATCGGCCAGAGGTTGTTCTATTTACCTGCTCGGGTGCTGCAGCGCTTGCATCCATCACAGAAACTGTCCAAAACATCCTTAGAACTGTCGCGATGCCGCCAGTGCTTGCATTGGGCGGGCCGATTGTTTCGCAAAAAGACGGTCTGAAAGAAACAACAGGCGTAGATATTGTGACCTGCGAAATTACAGATGTGGTCAAGGTTTGCGCCAGCAAACGAAATGCGCAGTCCGGCAGATGACCACAAACGGCAGCAGCTTTTGGACCAGTGGCGCCGTGCCGCTGATCGAGCCCGAATTTCTCGGCAGCATTATAGGTGCTGCTTCTGATATTGCCCTTGTTGTTTCGGCCGAAGGCATGGTTCTGTCTGTTGTCCTGAATTCCAGCGAAGCCAGTTTTGGCGATCTTAGTCATTGGGAAGGGCGTTCGGTTCTGGATTTCCTGACCGAAGAAAGCGTCACCAAGTTCGGGGCCGCCCATACGTCTTATCTGGCCGGTGACGTGCCGCAGAAGTCTTTGGAATTGAACCATATCGATGCCGCCGCCTGGCAATATCCCGTCCGGTATACATTTCATCGCTTTGGCCAGGAAAATGCCGTTTTGCTTTTGGGTCGCGATTTACGCCCGATTGCCGAGACTCAGCAGCAGTTGGTGCAAGCACAGATCGCGCTTGAGCAAGGGTATGAGGCGCGCCGTGAATTTGATGCCCGCTACCGTGTTGTCATGGGGCAAACGTCTGATGCGATTATATTTGTGGCGGCCCAGTCGGGGCGTGTAGAAGATGCAAACGCGGGCGCGGCCGCACTGTTCGGTGTAAAGCTTGACGCATTGGTTGGGTCTGGCTTGTCGTCTTTGGTGACAGAGCCGTCCTCAGGTGCAACTTTGGAAGCCTTGATGACGGCCACTTTGGGCGATGACCAAAGCGATGTGGCTGTGCGTTCCAAACGGGTCCAGTCCCAGTTGCGTTTGCGTCCTACTATTTTTAGATCCGGTGGTCAGCGGATGTTGATGTGTCAGGTGTCGGATGTTGATGCGGCCGCACCAACCCAGGATACTGCGGCCCTTCAGGCCGCTGCGTTGTTCCGCAAAAGCAGCGACGCCATTGTGTTTACAGATGCAAAGGGTGTGATTGCATCGGTCAATGAAGGATTTCTGGACCTGATTGGCGCGGCCCACTTGGCTGACGTTGTCGGAAAGTCTATGGCAGATTTCTTTGCCCGCGGTCAGATTGATCTGGGCGTTTTGAAAGATGCATCAGAACGCGCCAGCCCGATGCGCATGTATGCCACAAAGCTGCGCAACGAATTGGGCGGTACGACCCCCGTCGAGATTTCGGCCACGCGGTTGGAAGACGAAGACGTGGTTGGCTTTGGTATGATTTTGCGTGACGCCACGCGTGCGGATACCGTCCGCGGTGGCGCAGGCACGGGTGTGGGGGCGGCGGACCGCAATGTTGTGGATCTTGT
This window contains:
- the bchB gene encoding ferredoxin:protochlorophyllide reductase (ATP-dependent) subunit B, which produces MKLTVWTYEGPPHVGAMRVATGMTGLHYVLHAPQGDTYADLLFTMIERRNHRPPVTYTTFQARDLGSDTANLFKTTLQNTYDRFKPEAIIVGASCTAELIQDDPGGMSELMGLPVPTIALELPSYQRKENYGADETFYQIVKSLAKPMDRTKQITANLIGPTALGFRHRDDIQEVTALLSDMGISVNVVAPMTSSPTDIKRMGAAHFNVLMYPETAETAARWMEKNFDQPYTKVVPIGVGATRDFVEEVSKITGKAPYLDDSRLRLPWYSASVDSTYLTGKRVFIFGDGTHVRTAARIARDEMGFEVVGLGCYNREMARDIRSLAKVYGVDPLITDDYLEVERTIEALQPEMILGTQMERHIGKRLGIPCAVISAPVHVQDFPARYSPQMGIEGANVIFDTWVHPLVMGLEEHLLHMFRDDFEFNDAAGASHHGGHSAPAARIERGELSAQHASHDARHPASAPEGSTERAPRPSDSPRDISGEKKIVSGDVIWLMDAEKELKKIPFFVRGKARRNTEAFAADRGMSEISIDTLYEAKAHYAR
- a CDS encoding ferredoxin:protochlorophyllide reductase (ATP-dependent) subunit N — translated: MNDLSPPSLSRGCRDEPILKQRGQHEVFCGLTGIIWLHRKMQDAFFLVIGSRTCAHLLQSAAGVMIFAEPRFGTAILEETDLAGLADAQTELDRVATELLARRPDIKQLFLVGSCPSEVIKLDLARAAERLTEKHAPSVRVLNFSGSGIETTFTQGEDACLASMVPVLAKTDARQLMLVGALPDVVEEQAVSLLNQMGIDGVKVLPAPRADEDLGVGSGTVFALTQPFLGDTHAALERRGARHLSAPFPFGEEGTTAWLRAIADEFGIDAETFDRVTAAPRARARKAIAQASEALRDKSVFFFPDSQLEIPLARFLTRECGMNAIEVAAPFIHKGIVGPDLDMLAQGPTLAEGQDVDLQLERCRDARPDLTVCGLGLANPLEAEGLATKWAIELVFTPVHFYEQAGDLAGLFSRPMRRAEMLKLDPASSREINLGGAGAGPRGLPA
- the bchF gene encoding 2-vinyl bacteriochlorophyllide hydratase, coding for MAKSDENRVPAGLYTAQQRMRRDASVWTLVQGVLAPVQFIIFLISVVLVVRYLLTGEGYGVATWSILIKTAALALIMVTGAIWEKVVFGQYLFAPAFFWEDVFSFAVIALHAAYVWALWTGYMTPVELMFLALAAYTAYVINAVQFILKLRAARLQAAAETSPQSHGLDARQEAPA
- the ppsR gene encoding transcriptional regulator PpsR, which codes for MTTNGSSFWTSGAVPLIEPEFLGSIIGAASDIALVVSAEGMVLSVVLNSSEASFGDLSHWEGRSVLDFLTEESVTKFGAAHTSYLAGDVPQKSLELNHIDAAAWQYPVRYTFHRFGQENAVLLLGRDLRPIAETQQQLVQAQIALEQGYEARREFDARYRVVMGQTSDAIIFVAAQSGRVEDANAGAAALFGVKLDALVGSGLSSLVTEPSSGATLEALMTATLGDDQSDVAVRSKRVQSQLRLRPTIFRSGGQRMLMCQVSDVDAAAPTQDTAALQAAALFRKSSDAIVFTDAKGVIASVNEGFLDLIGAAHLADVVGKSMADFFARGQIDLGVLKDASERASPMRMYATKLRNELGGTTPVEISATRLEDEDVVGFGMILRDATRADTVRGGAGTGVGAADRNVVDLVGSASLKDIVAETTDVVEKMCIEAAVALTKNNRVAAAEMLGLSRQSLYVKLRKYDLLSKD